The DNA region CGCCGACGGCGCGGACCTGGTCGCCCAGACCGGCACCGATCGCGAGATGCTGATCGACACGTGCGGCACCGGCGGCGACGCCTCGGGCACCTTCAACGTCTCCACCGCCACCGCGTTCGTGGTGGCGGGCGCCGGGCTGAAGGTGGCCAAGCACGGGAACCGCTCGGTCTCGTCGCTCTGCGGCTCCGCCGACGTGGTCGAGACGCTCGGCATCAGCATCGACTTGAGCCCGGCGAAGGTGGCCCGCTGCCTGGACGAGGTCGGCATCGGGTTCCTCTACGCCCCGCTGCTCCACACCGCGATGAAGCACGTGATGGCCGCCCGCCGGGAGATGGGCGTCCGCACCGTGTTCAACATGCTCGGCCCCCTGACGAATCCCGCCGGGGCCAACGCCCAGCTGATCGGCGTGTACGCGCCCACCCTCACCGAGCCGCTGGCCCGCGTGCTCGCCGAGCTCGGAACGATTCGCGCCTTCGTCGTCCACGGCGCCGACGGGCTCGACGAGATCTCCAACACCGGCGAGAGCCACATCGCCGAGGTGCACGAGGGCGTCGTGCGGAGCACGCGGGTGCGCCCCGAGGACTTCGGGATGCCGCGGGCCACCATCGCCGAGCTGCAGGGCGGCGACCGCCAGGAGAACGCCGTGATCATCCGCCGGGTGCTCGCGGGCGCTTCCGGCCCGCGGCGGGACATCGTGCTGATGAACGCGGCGGCGGCCCTGGTGGCCGGGGCGAAGGCCCGCGATCTGAAAGAGGGCGTGGGCCTGGCCGCACAGTCGATCGACTCCGGGGCGGCCGGCGGCAAGCTCGACGCCCTCGTCACGCTGTCCCAGCGGCTCGCCAGAGAGGGCGCGGCCTAGCCCTGAGCGCCCATTGACCGCGCCACGCCGGCGCAGGTACAATGGGCGCCGGTCGCAGTAACTG from Candidatus Methylomirabilota bacterium includes:
- the trpD gene encoding anthranilate phosphoribosyltransferase; the protein is MITEALRALIDHRDLTRLEAAAAMEAIMSGAGTNAQIAAFLTALRMKGETVEELIGFAQVMRQKAVKVRADGADLVAQTGTDREMLIDTCGTGGDASGTFNVSTATAFVVAGAGLKVAKHGNRSVSSLCGSADVVETLGISIDLSPAKVARCLDEVGIGFLYAPLLHTAMKHVMAARREMGVRTVFNMLGPLTNPAGANAQLIGVYAPTLTEPLARVLAELGTIRAFVVHGADGLDEISNTGESHIAEVHEGVVRSTRVRPEDFGMPRATIAELQGGDRQENAVIIRRVLAGASGPRRDIVLMNAAAALVAGAKARDLKEGVGLAAQSIDSGAAGGKLDALVTLSQRLAREGAA